TAAGACTGTAGACCTTAAGAAGTCTACTAGAGGTACTTCCCTTACCAAATCTAAATAATGTTTAAGTTAGGTAATTGGAACATAAGAGGTCTTAATGACCCAGTTAAGCAGATTGAAATAAAGAGATTAATAAGGAATAATTCCCTCTCTATGTTATGGATTCTTGAGACTCATGTTCAAGATATTAATAGAGTTAGAATAAGAAATAACATTAATCCTTCTTGGAGATTTATAGATAATGATTGTGTTTCTAATGGAGGAAGAATTTGGGTGGGATGGGATCCTTCTGTTATGAATGCTTCAGTTCTTCACATTTCTTTTCAAGCTATTTTTTTGGAAGTCTCTACCTCTATTCAGATGAATTTCATTGTAACTTTTGTTTATGGGGACAATTATTATATGAATAAGAGAAATCTATGGGCTTCTTTGGAAGCTTTTGCTGAGTTTAATTCCAATCATTGGTTAGTGGTGGGGATTTTAATTCAATTCTTCAACCTTCTAATAAGATTGGAGGTGCTGAGGTTATGGCTCACCACTTTGTTGATTTCCAGAATTGTATTCAGTCTTCTCAGCTATTTGATCTTCCTTTTACTGACTGTTTTTACACTTGGAATAATTGTCAAATGGATGGTAGTATTATCAGATCCAAGATTGATAGAGTTATTATTAATACTGATTGGATTCACCATTTCATTCTTTCCACCGCTGAATTTTTGGTCCCAGGTATCTCTGATCACCGTCCCTGCATTATTTCTATTTTTGAAAAAAGAAGACATGGGCCACCTCCTTTCATATTTTATAATTTTCTTACTGAAGAACCAGAGTTTATCCAAATTGTTCATCAATCCTGGGATGCTTCTATTAGAGGTAATCCTATGTTCCAATTGGTTTCTAAAGTTAAAAGAGTTAAACAAGATATTATTCTTTGGAAGAAGGTGAGATTCAAAAAACTCTCTGATAGTGTTCTTAAAGATAAAGAGGATATGGAGTGTGCTCAATTTATGCTTCAAAATGATCCTCTTAATTCTGAACTAGCAAGGAGAGAAAGAGCTTATGTGTAGGAATTCTCAAAACTTGTCAAGTATGAGGAGTAAGAA
This is a stretch of genomic DNA from Papaver somniferum cultivar HN1 chromosome 1, ASM357369v1, whole genome shotgun sequence. It encodes these proteins:
- the LOC113359951 gene encoding uncharacterized protein LOC113359951; translation: MGEADISQASVEHSGARGHFQKKAMQSSSIVSNLLPKTVDLKKSTRDNDCVSNGGRIWVGWDPSVMNASVLHISFQAIFLEVSTSIQMNFIVTFVYGDNYYMNKRNLWASLEAFAEFNSNHWLVNCIQSSQLFDLPFTDCFYTWNNCQMDGSIIRSKIDRVIINTDWIHHFILSTAEFLVPGISDHRPCIISIFEKRRHGPPPFIFYNFLTEEPEFIQIVHQSWDASIRGNPMFQLVSKVKRVKQDIILWKKVRFKKLSDSVLKDKEDMECAQFMLQNDPLNSELARRERAYVRSKNNILSLYNADDVKLEEDNDIAAECITYYTELFNPQEDCNFNEDWFSGIEFNSCIQQIDVPDLVKEVTREEVVFALACIGSNKASGPDGFSSHFFKASWEVVGDAFVAAIQFFFIAQSY